Part of the Sorghum bicolor cultivar BTx623 chromosome 1, Sorghum_bicolor_NCBIv3, whole genome shotgun sequence genome, GTGCCCACTGAGTGTCTCAAATCAAAGAACAAACATCAGAGACATCCTCCGAACGTGAGTCCTCTTTTTCACTGGAGCGTCGTCGATGATTTGATTTGACCGAGAAATGACCATTGACCAGGCCGCACAAAGCCCCAAATCTAATAGAAGCCCAACCTGGCCCAAACTTCCTTTTCATATACCCTGGGCCGAACCGATATGGAACCATCCCCGCTCGACGGCCCGAGTCCAACTTGGGGTGCGGCGGAGCggcgccggcgtacgggcgccagcACCACCCACCTGCATCATTCGCCGACCACCGATGCAGTCGAGACAGGATGGGCCGATGCCCGATGGGGGGCAGTcagcacgccgccgccgcgggccgcACGAACGGTAAGGATCTCGTGCCCCGTGACCTGCGTGGGATGGCGCCGCTGACCCCCGTCTGTGTCTGTCATCGGGGTTCGGCATTCCATCAAACACCTCTCGTTCACCGGCGGCGAGCACGGAGGTACGCTCTACGGTTCTAGCATGCGCTGCTGCATCACTAACCTCGAGATATGACGTAGACATTGCAGTTTAccaagttgttttttttttcagtgtCACTTTCAGTAACTAGTTTGGGTGAGCTTTGTCGAGCAACCCTGTGTGTTGCAGACTTGCAGTCTTTGTAGTTTGTAATACTCCTAGTTGTTTTATTGGTTCAAATGCACTTGGTAACTTGGTTCAATTTTGTAAGTTCGTTGCTTCGGTGATGAAATTTGGGACGAACCCGTTCTGGGAGAAAAACAACATTCCAGTAACTAGCAGCTTACTGTACGAATTGACCAATTGGGTATGACACTGATGTCCCAATGCCTGTCATGGTGTTCATTCTGTTTCATTTTTGTTACCATGTTAATTAAATATGTCAACAACTCCAGAACCTGTAGAATTTCTATAGAATAGCATGCACAGGATGAATGCATTTTATTGGACTGGACTGattatccccccccccccccccccccacacacacacacacacacaaaaagaattattgaactAAACTGTATGTGGCAACTGAGTATAAATTCTGGAACATCATCCTTCTTGTAGCAAATTCACAAGGCTGAGCAAGTTCGCATGAGAGGATCCTCCCTCTCTGATGCTTGCACATGCAATGTTCTTCCACATAACCGCCCTGGCCTTGATATCCTCATCGCTCAGCAGCTgcacaaccttttccttgatcTCCTCCCTTGTGACGACCCCTTGCTCGTTGGAATAAAGCTTAAGGCCTGTCTTCCACACATTGCACACGTAGCTCTGGTTGcaaaactggtcagcaaaatAGGGGCAGCACAAGAATGGGACACCATGCAGCACAGCTTCCATCGTTGAGTTCCACCCACAGTGTGTCATGAAGCAAGCAACTGAGGGGTGTGACAGTACCCTTTGCTGAGGAGCCCAAGTGACGATCAGTCCCTTCCCATTGACACTTTGCTGGAATTGGTTGAACCAATCCTCATCGATTTCCTTGGTGAAGTTTGGCCGAACCACCCATATGAACGGCCAGCCAGATAACTCAAGTCCATTGGCGAGTTCATGGAATCTTGTTGCGTCGAAGACAGTCGAGCTCCCAAATGCCACGTATATGACGGAGCCCGGGGCTTGCGTGTCAAGCCAGGTGAGGCAGGTCAGGTCTTCAGACAAAAAATGACCAGTCGGCTTTGACATCGGCACTGCCAATGGACCTAGGGGTAATGCATTGGGGAGGAGAGCCAACGCTTCAGGTTCTACTTCTCTGAATGTGTTGCAGATGATGGCCTCAGCAAGCGCTATCAATCGGTTAGTCCTAATGACCTTCTGTATGTTCACTCTGCGTCTTTCTGGGGTGCTGCCCAGGCTGACCCAGGGGATCTCAGTTGAATCAATGGGTGGCATCAGTTGGATCATCTCATGCACTTTCACATTCCCTGCATTAAATTCAATGGTCTTGTATTGGTCACTAAGACATAGGATGTAAAGAGGAACATGACAGTATGGAAGTATTTATGCTAAAGACAATTTGAATATTTCTTACCGCTTTCATCAATAATACCATCCTCGATCAGTTTGGGCAGTTTCAACCTTAGTGCAAACACAGATGCTGAGTAAGTTGAGAACAAAGCAATACGTATTCCCACTGTGTTTGTCAACTCTAGCACCCAGCTCATAGACACATCTGCTATCACCCATTTTATCTTCTTGATTCTGATCATCTCCTCAAGGGGGCTGAGCATGGCAGCTGATAAGCCCCTAACCATCTTGCCAATGTCTGTGTGATCATCATCAGGGTCCATACCATCTGGAATTGAGAGCATGTGTAAACCCTCAGGGATTGCTCCTTTGTTTTGCATGGACTTGAAGATACGGTCGTGGTTGAACTCGGTGTTTATGAAGTCAATCTTGAATCCATAGTCAACTAGCCTATGGGACAACTCCATGAGTGGAATGACATGACCTTGTGCAGGGAAGGGTAGCACCATGACATGAGGTTTAGGAGCAGCAAAAGCCATGAAGGTTGTTTCTGTCGTGGCTACAAACAGTTTGTGGGATCAATGCTTGCTGCTACTTGTGGGCAGGTATAACCAGATTGGTCCATCGGGTGTGCATATAAAGGGTGCCAAAATTATGGTTGTTGCATCAGACCATACATCAGCAGATTTGTAGCCTGCTGAATATAGGTCTACCTTTTCCAAAGAAAAGGTTATCTTCACAATCATTCAGTCCATAGTTGACCACTTTGTTTTCTCTACCTTGCTGGGCAAGCAAAATAACCGCCATGGCGGTTATGCACGTGGCTGAGATGCCTGCTGCTGAACTCTTCTACTAGTTTTGGTTGTGCCTATCCATTATATGCATAGAAAGTTTCACTAGATTCCAATGGGTTCAAAGATATTGGTCCTCTATAAAAAAGAAATTACAATTCTTCCTTGGAAATTCACCAACTAGAAGGTAATGACATGGCAGTTCATCTGAAATATACTGTAAGTTTTTTTGGAACAGCTATTTCTTGGATATTGGGTATAACTTCAGATGTCTGAAACCCCAATATGTCCAAAAGGTAATCACGACCATGACTAACATAGTACATTCTGTTTGGAAACTTTTTCTTGTTTTTTATGTTTAGCGTTGATCTACTTGTGGAGAAAGCTCACGCTGATTTGCATACTCCATGAAATAGTAACAGAGTCAGATTGTGTCTTGGAAATAACTTTAATGCCATGGCCTAGTCTCGTGGGACATCTCCATTATTTTTTGGTAAGCCTGCATCTATTCGGCTGTGTAATTCATTACCTAATAATTGGTTATTTGAGATAGTGACTCTGAATCAGGAACATTCCTGGTACCCTGGTGAACTCTGCACGCACTTCTAGTTGTAGTGCTCTGCTGGCTCAGTTTTAGTGGCTCGGCAGCAGGCATTCAGCATTCCTCTGCTTAATTTAGTAATCTGTTATACTTTGcaacttccattgtcactttgcACCGTAGAGATTGTTTTTAAAACTTTCCAGATTGATATGTATTACTAGCTAAGTGTCACTTTCAGTATGTGGCCCATGAGGTGACAATGCATTTTCTAGTAACACCGACGTCGGATCTTTTTCTCCATGTCTGTCTATCCAACTTTGAATGcgatagtttcaaaaaaaaaaaaaaacaaaacaaaaacaaaacaaaactttGAATGCGACTCTGCAGACAATATTTATCTAACCAAATGACCTCTGAATGACTAAAGCAATTCTGACAATCTAAAGATTATTGTTCTCTCAGCAGGTTTACAAGCTTGAGCAGATCCTGATGCGAGGACCCTCCATCTGTGATACTCTCGCACGCTGCTCTCTTCAAAGACAGTGCCCTCGTTCTGATCCCATCATCGCCGAGCAGCTGGTCGACCTTGTCCCTGATCtcctccttggtgaagatgccCCGCTCGTCGGCGTCAATCCTCAAGCCCGTGCCCCACGCGTCGCAGATGTAGTTCTGGTTCATGAACTGGTCGGCAAAGTATGGCCAACACAGGAACGGGACGCCGTGACGCACCCCTTCCATGGTGGAGTTCCATCCACAGTGCGAGATGAAGCATGCCACCGAAGGGTGCGAGAGCACGCGCTGCTGGGGCGCCCAGCCGACGACTAGCCCCTTGTCTCCAACGCGGCGTCTGAACTGGTCCAGCCAGCCTTCATCGACGCCGTTGGCAAAGTTCGGCCGGACCACCCACAGGAACgggcgtccggtgagtgccagCCCGTCGGCGAGCTCCTGGAGCCTTGCAGTGTCGAAGACTGTAAAGCTCCCGAATGCCACATAGACAACTGATCTGGGTGCCTGGGCGTCGAGGCAGGCGAGGCAGGCCATGTCTTCGGGCCAGAGATGGCTGGCTGAGTTCGATGCCGGCGCCTCGAGGGGGCCGATGGCCAGTGCCGCCTTGGGGAGGAGCGCCAGCGCCTCGGACTCGATGGCATGGAACGTGTTGCAGACAATGGTGTCAGCGAGCGCGAACATTTGGTTGGTCTTGATCATGCCCTTTATCATGGGGCTTCGAAGCCTGACCCAGGGGATGTCGGCGGCGTCGAAGGCTGGCGTGTTGGGGCTCAGCTTGATCCTCTCATTCCTCTTCACATTCGCTGCGCACGGAAACACCATGTCCTGCATGAATTCTGATCTGGAGAGCACAGATGACACAGAAATCGGGTTTGGTTTGCTCTTACCATTTTCGTCAATGATGCCATCCTCTACCATCTTGGGAATACGCATCCTTACGGCGAAGGTGGCGGCCGAGAAGGTCGAGAACAAGGCGACGCGCACGCCTGCCGTGCCGGCCAGGTCCAGCACCCAGCTCATGGAGACATCAGCCACCACCCACCGAATCTTATGAGCTCTGATCAGCTCTTCAACTTGGCCGAGCATCGCCGCCGGCAAGCCCTGAGCCAGCCGAACGATGTCTGCGCGGTCGCCGTCGGGGCCCATGCCGTCCGGGAAAGAGACCAAGTGGATCCCGGCATGGACAGCTGCTCCGGTGTCTCCTCCTGTCGCCAAGGCCGTGAGGATGCGGGCGTGGTTGAAGTCGGTGTTCACGAAGTCGACCTCGAAGCCATGGTCGACGAGGCGGTGGGACAGCTCCATGAGCGGCATGATATGACCCTGGGCAGGGAAGGGCAGCACCATGAGACGAGgccggggaggaggaggaggaggaggaggagccgcggCCATGGATGGAGGCTGTTAGCAACTAGCGTGTGTGCGCTGTCAGAACCTCAGAGGTCAGAGGTCAGTCTGCTCTTGGCTGCTTGCTGCTCCTGTGGACATCTATCGATAAGAGAGAGAGGTGCGTGCATATGCCTATCCGCCCGGTGCAGCCGCGTCA contains:
- the LOC8085918 gene encoding UDP-glycosyltransferase 83A1, with product MAAAPPPPPPPPRPRLMVLPFPAQGHIMPLMELSHRLVDHGFEVDFVNTDFNHARILTALATGGDTGAAVHAGIHLVSFPDGMGPDGDRADIVRLAQGLPAAMLGQVEELIRAHKIRWVVADVSMSWVLDLAGTAGVRVALFSTFSAATFAVRMRIPKMVEDGIIDENGKSKPNPISVSSVLSRSEFMQDMVFPCAANVKRNERIKLSPNTPAFDAADIPWVRLRSPMIKGMIKTNQMFALADTIVCNTFHAIESEALALLPKAALAIGPLEAPASNSASHLWPEDMACLACLDAQAPRSVVYVAFGSFTVFDTARLQELADGLALTGRPFLWVVRPNFANGVDEGWLDQFRRRVGDKGLVVGWAPQQRVLSHPSVACFISHCGWNSTMEGVRHGVPFLCWPYFADQFMNQNYICDAWGTGLRIDADERGIFTKEEIRDKVDQLLGEGHVIPLMELSHRLVDYGFKIDFINTEFNHDRIFKSMQNKGAIPEGLHMLSIPDGMDPDDDHTDIGKMVRGLSAAMLSPLEEMIRIKKIKWVIADVSMSWVLELTNTVGIRIALFSTYSASVFALRLKLPKLIEDGIIDESGNVKVHEMIQLMPPIDSTEIPWVSLGSTPERRRVNIQKVIRTNRLIALAEAIICNTFREVEPEALALLPNALPLGPLAVPMSKPTGHFLSEDLTCLTWLDTQAPGSVIYVAFGSSTVFDATRFHELANGLELSGWPFIWVVRPNFTKEIDEDWFNQFQQSVNGKGLIVTWAPQQRVLSHPSVACFMTHCGWNSTMEAVLHGVPFLCCPYFADQFCNQSYVCNVWKTGLKLYSNEQGVVTREEIKEKVVQLLSDEDIKARAVMWKNIACASIREGGSSHANLLSLVNLLQEG